A single genomic interval of Melanotaenia boesemani isolate fMelBoe1 chromosome 4, fMelBoe1.pri, whole genome shotgun sequence harbors:
- the tmem178 gene encoding transmembrane protein 178A, with protein MPSNGDCDGNGTNGRTGSCSRTGNGSAHGPVMERARPATVKVSAVSLALSLLSLLLLVTAISTDHWYETDTRRHKENCDRHGSDSNDQKNREMPIYHLPLVDTGSGGARQRNVALMKPVHVGSREEELLENWRAILGMGILETECGRPLFSTHSGLWRKCYFKGLDPDIDKLIDRGIADRCTAVKYHFSQPIRLRNIPLNLTRTIQQDEWHLLHLRRITAGFLGMAAAVLLCGSIVVSVGFFWEESLTQHVSGLLFLMAGIFCTISLCTYAASVTYDLSRNPPFIYGLPSDVDHGYGWSICCAWASLGLTVASGCLGTTFPFLSRAGALRSKTTRESSV; from the exons ATGCCCAGTAACGGGGACTGCGACGGAAACGGTACCAACGGCAGAACCGGGTCCTGCTCCAGAACCGGGAACGGTTCGGCTCACGGACCGGTCATGGAGAGAGCCCGACCGGCCACGGTGAAGGTGTCCGCGGTGAGCCTCGCGCTCAGCCTGCtatcgctgctgctgctggtcacCGCCATCTCCACCGACCACTGGTACGAGACCGACACGCGCAGACACAAGGAGAACTGCGACCGTCACGGATCCGACTCTAACGACCAGAAGAACCGGGAGATGCCTATCTACCACCTgccgttggtggacaccggcagcgGCGGCGCGCGGCAGCGGAACGTGGCGCTGATGAAGCCCGTGCATGTGGGCAGCAGGGAGGAGGAGCTGCTGGAGAACTGGCGGGCCATCCTGGGGATGGGCATCCTGGAGACGGAGTGCGGCAGGCCGCTGTTCTCCACCCACTCTGGCCTCTGGAGGAAGTGCTACTTCAAGGGCCTGGACCCGGACATCGACAAGCTCATCGACCGAG GTATCGCAGATCGCTGCACCGCTGTGAAGTATCACTTCTCTCAGCCAATCAGGTTGAGGAACATTCCTCTGAACCTGACCAGAACCATCCAACAGGACGAGTGGCACCTGCTGC ACCTGCGGCGAATCACGGCTGGTTTCCTTGGCATGGCGGCGGCCGTCCTGCTGTGCGGGAGCATTGTGGTGTCGGTGGGATTTTTCTGGGAGGAGAGTCTGACGCAGCACGTCTCAGGGCTGCTCTTCCTCATGGCAG GAATCTTCTGCACCATCTCCTTGTGTACGTATGCAGCCAGTGTGACCTATGACCTCTCCAGGAACCCCCCTTTCATCTACGGGCTCCCATCGGATGTGGATCACGGGTACGGCTGGTCCATCTGCTGTGCCTGGGCCAGTCTGGGTCTCACTGTGGCCTCTGGCTGCCTTGGAACCACCTTTCCTTTCCTGAGCAGGGCTGGAGCGCTGAGGTCCAAAACCACTCGCGAGTCGTCCGTCTGA